A stretch of the Diprion similis isolate iyDipSimi1 chromosome 14, iyDipSimi1.1, whole genome shotgun sequence genome encodes the following:
- the LOC124414697 gene encoding cell division cycle protein 27 homolog isoform X3, with protein sequence MRGTGVNDDCTGTSAGCHMALFESLCLSRCNILGGKTVGRTYAEAEAAIFGGYYKQLKNLDEIVTQFGDQACFSLQIIAKIYYRMMRTAKGSEAHKLALKLNPFLWHSFEELCNVGEKVDPAKTFQLDKLDSFATCHGTTPILNYVTEPDLITPVANNPATPIPNNITPAQNNIGNGINSGVKLFATADESPAGFPSQIFNCSAASPRGKMPRYRSMFSNSMSPLTPSFGILPLDTNTPEQIGPPHATLSEANDQKSLAKRVSSLKAHVGQLMSRKETPLQQGKPVFSQSGNTSNTANIVTVTPTAPVPTPQALQGPNVRRSSRLFSNSYSVKENNKSPNRNKFAPPKSPSRKPKARLSKTNLNKANFNELNERNRNEKEKSETITSDRVISSTNTLNQNNMMHCALLVQKQCAEGLMTLLRVLGTAYQHLSQFNCSQAIELFSVLPAQHYNTGWVLSMLAKAHFEMIDYKKAASYFAQVRQLEPQRTEMMEIYSTVLWHLHAEVQLSTLAQELVSEDRYSPTAWCATGNLFSAQTEHETAIKFFQRAIQVDPNFPYAYTLLGHEYVMTEELDKAITAFRNAIRLDPRHYNAWFGLGTIFSKQEQYSLAELHFKRALQINPQNSAIMCHIGVVQHALKKTDLALKTLNEAIQNDPDNTLCKFHRASINFSTGRPAEALKEFEELKNIVPKESLVYYSIGKVHKQLGNTHLALMYFSWATDLDPKGVNSQIKEAILSPGQGDDDPTTQLAERQAQNSSTEQEGEASGEVDQSANVTIDPQTDDSDNSL encoded by the exons atgCGTGGTACAGGTGTAAACGATGATTGTACAGGAACCAGTGCAG GCTGCCATATGGCACTGTTTGAATCACTATGCTTATCGAGATGCAATATTCTTGGCGGAAAGACTGTGGGCCGAAC ATATGCGGAAGCAGAAGCGGCAATATTCGGTGGATACTACAAGCAGTTGAAGAATTTAGACGAGATAGTGACACAGTTTGGGGACCAGGCTTGCTTCTCGTTGCAGATAATAGCCAAGATTTATTATAGAATGATGCGCACAGCGAAGGGAAGCGAGGCGCATAAATTAGCATTAAAGTTGAATCCATTCTTATGGCACTCTTTTGAGGAACTTTGCAATGTCGGTGAAAAAGTTGATCCCGCTAAGACTTTCCAACTCGACAAACTAGACAGTTTTGCCACTTGCCACGGCACTACTCCAATACTTAATTATGTCACTGAACCAGATCTCATTACTCCGGTTGCAAACAACCCAGCCACACCAATTCCTAATAACAT CACTCCTGCCCAGAATAATATCGGGAATGGTATTAATTCTGGTGTAAAGTTGTTTGCTACTGCTGATGAAAGTCCAGCAGGGTTTCCATCCCAAATATTCAATTGTTCTGCGGCATCGCCTAGGGGAAAAATGCCTCGTTATCGCAGTATGTTTAGTAACTCCATGAGCCCTTTGACACCCAGCTTCGGAATTCTCCCATTGGACACTAATACACCGGAACAAATTGGACCGCCTCATGCAACGCTCTCCGAAGCAAACGATCAGAAAAGCTTGGCCAAGCGAGTCAGCAGTTTAAAAGCACACGTTGGA CAACTAATGTCGCGCAAAGAAACGCCTTTGCAACAAGGTAAACCAGTGTTCTCTCAGTCTGGAAACACGAGTAATACAGCAAACATCGTTACAGTCACACCAACGGCTCCAGTCCCGACTCCACAAGCCCTACAGGGACCCAACGTCAGGCGATCTTCCAGACTTTTTAGTAACAGTTATTCTGTCAAG gaGAATAATAAATCGCCAAATAGGAATAAATTCGCCCCACCAAAATCACCCTCTCGGAAACCCAAAGCAAGACTATCAAAGACTAATTTAAATAAAGCAAACTTCAACGAACTGAATGagagaaatagaaatgaaaaggaaaaaagtgagACGATCACTTCAGACAGAGTGATATCGTCCACTAATACACTAAACCAAAATAACATGATGCACTGTGCTTTACTTGTTCAAAAACAGTGTGCCG AGGGACTTATGACACTGTTGAGGGTCCTGGGCACAGCGTATCAACATTTGAGTCAATTCAATTGTTCACAAGCTATTGAACTATTCAGTGTTTTACCTGCTCAGCATTATAACACAGGTTGGGTCCTCTCCATGCTTGCAAAAGCGCACTTCGAGATGATAGATTACAAAAAAGCTGCGAG TTATTTCGCACAAGTTAGACAACTGGAGCCGCAGAGAACCGAGATGATGGAAATTTATAGTACTGTACTATGGCATCTTCACGCTGAAGTTCAATTATCCACCCTGGCACAGGAGCTTGTGTCGGAAGATCGATATTCTCCGACAGCTTGGTGCGCCACTGGAAATCTATTTTCGGCCCAAACAGAACATGAAACAGCGATTAAGTTCTTTCAAAGAGCCATACAG GTAGATCCCAACTTCCCATACGCGTACACTCTTCTGGGTCACGAATATGTTATGACAGAAGAATTAGACAAAGCAATCACAGCATTTAGAAATGCTATTCGACTTGACCCGAGGCATTATAACGCGTG gttTGGACTTGGGACGATATTTTCTAAACAGGAGCAATACAGTTTAGCCGAACTACATTTTAAACGGGCGTTGCAGATTAATCCACAAAATTCGGCAATCATGTGTCACATAGGGGTCGTACAACATGCTTTGAAAAAGACTGATCTTGCATTGAAAACATTGAATGAAGCGATCCAAAACGACCCTGACAACACGCTTTGTAAATTTCATCGGGCAAGCATAAATTTCTCCACAGGTCGACCTGCTGAAGCTTTAAAAGAGTTTGAAGAACTGAAGAATATTGTACCCAAAGAATCTCTAGTCTACTATTCAATAGGAAAG GTGCATAAACAATTAGGAAACACGCACCTTGCGCTAATGTACTTTAGTTGGGCGACAGATTTGGACCCCAAAGGTGTCAACAGTCAGATAAAAGAGGCCATACTGAGTCCTGGCCAAGGTGACGATGACCCTACTACGCAATTAG CTGAAAGACAGGCACAAAACAGTTCGACGGAACAAGAGGGAGAGGCCAGCGGGGAAGTTGATCAATCAGCGAATGTTACAATTGACCCTCAGACCGACGACAGTGATAACAGCTTATGA
- the LOC124414697 gene encoding cell division cycle protein 27 homolog isoform X2 — translation MIVQEPVQAAIWHCLNHYAYRDAIFLAERLWAERRVRQAHALLTYKAPSSSQCRFLLAKCCYDLEKYAEAEAAIFGGYYKQLKNLDEIVTQFGDQACFSLQIIAKIYYRMMRTAKGSEAHKLALKLNPFLWHSFEELCNVGEKVDPAKTFQLDKLDSFATCHGTTPILNYVTEPDLITPVANNPATPIPNNITPAQNNIGNGINSGVKLFATADESPAGFPSQIFNCSAASPRGKMPRYRSMFSNSMSPLTPSFGILPLDTNTPEQIGPPHATLSEANDQKSLAKRVSSLKAHVGQLMSRKETPLQQGKPVFSQSGNTSNTANIVTVTPTAPVPTPQALQGPNVRRSSRLFSNSYSVKENNKSPNRNKFAPPKSPSRKPKARLSKTNLNKANFNELNERNRNEKEKSETITSDRVISSTNTLNQNNMMHCALLVQKQCAEGLMTLLRVLGTAYQHLSQFNCSQAIELFSVLPAQHYNTGWVLSMLAKAHFEMIDYKKAASYFAQVRQLEPQRTEMMEIYSTVLWHLHAEVQLSTLAQELVSEDRYSPTAWCATGNLFSAQTEHETAIKFFQRAIQVDPNFPYAYTLLGHEYVMTEELDKAITAFRNAIRLDPRHYNAWFGLGTIFSKQEQYSLAELHFKRALQINPQNSAIMCHIGVVQHALKKTDLALKTLNEAIQNDPDNTLCKFHRASINFSTGRPAEALKEFEELKNIVPKESLVYYSIGKVHKQLGNTHLALMYFSWATDLDPKGVNSQIKEAILSPGQGDDDPTTQLAERQAQNSSTEQEGEASGEVDQSANVTIDPQTDDSDNSL, via the exons ATGATTGTACAGGAACCAGTGCAG GCTGCCATATGGCACTGTTTGAATCACTATGCTTATCGAGATGCAATATTCTTGGCGGAAAGACTGTGGGCCGAAC GACGTGTTAGACAGGCTCACGCTCTGCTCACTTATAAGGCGCCGAGTTCTTCACAGTGCAGATTTCTCTTAGCAAAGTGCTGCTACGACCTGGAGAA ATATGCGGAAGCAGAAGCGGCAATATTCGGTGGATACTACAAGCAGTTGAAGAATTTAGACGAGATAGTGACACAGTTTGGGGACCAGGCTTGCTTCTCGTTGCAGATAATAGCCAAGATTTATTATAGAATGATGCGCACAGCGAAGGGAAGCGAGGCGCATAAATTAGCATTAAAGTTGAATCCATTCTTATGGCACTCTTTTGAGGAACTTTGCAATGTCGGTGAAAAAGTTGATCCCGCTAAGACTTTCCAACTCGACAAACTAGACAGTTTTGCCACTTGCCACGGCACTACTCCAATACTTAATTATGTCACTGAACCAGATCTCATTACTCCGGTTGCAAACAACCCAGCCACACCAATTCCTAATAACAT CACTCCTGCCCAGAATAATATCGGGAATGGTATTAATTCTGGTGTAAAGTTGTTTGCTACTGCTGATGAAAGTCCAGCAGGGTTTCCATCCCAAATATTCAATTGTTCTGCGGCATCGCCTAGGGGAAAAATGCCTCGTTATCGCAGTATGTTTAGTAACTCCATGAGCCCTTTGACACCCAGCTTCGGAATTCTCCCATTGGACACTAATACACCGGAACAAATTGGACCGCCTCATGCAACGCTCTCCGAAGCAAACGATCAGAAAAGCTTGGCCAAGCGAGTCAGCAGTTTAAAAGCACACGTTGGA CAACTAATGTCGCGCAAAGAAACGCCTTTGCAACAAGGTAAACCAGTGTTCTCTCAGTCTGGAAACACGAGTAATACAGCAAACATCGTTACAGTCACACCAACGGCTCCAGTCCCGACTCCACAAGCCCTACAGGGACCCAACGTCAGGCGATCTTCCAGACTTTTTAGTAACAGTTATTCTGTCAAG gaGAATAATAAATCGCCAAATAGGAATAAATTCGCCCCACCAAAATCACCCTCTCGGAAACCCAAAGCAAGACTATCAAAGACTAATTTAAATAAAGCAAACTTCAACGAACTGAATGagagaaatagaaatgaaaaggaaaaaagtgagACGATCACTTCAGACAGAGTGATATCGTCCACTAATACACTAAACCAAAATAACATGATGCACTGTGCTTTACTTGTTCAAAAACAGTGTGCCG AGGGACTTATGACACTGTTGAGGGTCCTGGGCACAGCGTATCAACATTTGAGTCAATTCAATTGTTCACAAGCTATTGAACTATTCAGTGTTTTACCTGCTCAGCATTATAACACAGGTTGGGTCCTCTCCATGCTTGCAAAAGCGCACTTCGAGATGATAGATTACAAAAAAGCTGCGAG TTATTTCGCACAAGTTAGACAACTGGAGCCGCAGAGAACCGAGATGATGGAAATTTATAGTACTGTACTATGGCATCTTCACGCTGAAGTTCAATTATCCACCCTGGCACAGGAGCTTGTGTCGGAAGATCGATATTCTCCGACAGCTTGGTGCGCCACTGGAAATCTATTTTCGGCCCAAACAGAACATGAAACAGCGATTAAGTTCTTTCAAAGAGCCATACAG GTAGATCCCAACTTCCCATACGCGTACACTCTTCTGGGTCACGAATATGTTATGACAGAAGAATTAGACAAAGCAATCACAGCATTTAGAAATGCTATTCGACTTGACCCGAGGCATTATAACGCGTG gttTGGACTTGGGACGATATTTTCTAAACAGGAGCAATACAGTTTAGCCGAACTACATTTTAAACGGGCGTTGCAGATTAATCCACAAAATTCGGCAATCATGTGTCACATAGGGGTCGTACAACATGCTTTGAAAAAGACTGATCTTGCATTGAAAACATTGAATGAAGCGATCCAAAACGACCCTGACAACACGCTTTGTAAATTTCATCGGGCAAGCATAAATTTCTCCACAGGTCGACCTGCTGAAGCTTTAAAAGAGTTTGAAGAACTGAAGAATATTGTACCCAAAGAATCTCTAGTCTACTATTCAATAGGAAAG GTGCATAAACAATTAGGAAACACGCACCTTGCGCTAATGTACTTTAGTTGGGCGACAGATTTGGACCCCAAAGGTGTCAACAGTCAGATAAAAGAGGCCATACTGAGTCCTGGCCAAGGTGACGATGACCCTACTACGCAATTAG CTGAAAGACAGGCACAAAACAGTTCGACGGAACAAGAGGGAGAGGCCAGCGGGGAAGTTGATCAATCAGCGAATGTTACAATTGACCCTCAGACCGACGACAGTGATAACAGCTTATGA
- the LOC124414697 gene encoding cell division cycle protein 27 homolog isoform X1, whose protein sequence is MIVQEPVQAAIWHCLNHYAYRDAIFLAERLWAELDTEDALFLLATCYYRSGRVRQAHALLTYKAPSSSQCRFLLAKCCYDLEKYAEAEAAIFGGYYKQLKNLDEIVTQFGDQACFSLQIIAKIYYRMMRTAKGSEAHKLALKLNPFLWHSFEELCNVGEKVDPAKTFQLDKLDSFATCHGTTPILNYVTEPDLITPVANNPATPIPNNITPAQNNIGNGINSGVKLFATADESPAGFPSQIFNCSAASPRGKMPRYRSMFSNSMSPLTPSFGILPLDTNTPEQIGPPHATLSEANDQKSLAKRVSSLKAHVGQLMSRKETPLQQGKPVFSQSGNTSNTANIVTVTPTAPVPTPQALQGPNVRRSSRLFSNSYSVKENNKSPNRNKFAPPKSPSRKPKARLSKTNLNKANFNELNERNRNEKEKSETITSDRVISSTNTLNQNNMMHCALLVQKQCAEGLMTLLRVLGTAYQHLSQFNCSQAIELFSVLPAQHYNTGWVLSMLAKAHFEMIDYKKAASYFAQVRQLEPQRTEMMEIYSTVLWHLHAEVQLSTLAQELVSEDRYSPTAWCATGNLFSAQTEHETAIKFFQRAIQVDPNFPYAYTLLGHEYVMTEELDKAITAFRNAIRLDPRHYNAWFGLGTIFSKQEQYSLAELHFKRALQINPQNSAIMCHIGVVQHALKKTDLALKTLNEAIQNDPDNTLCKFHRASINFSTGRPAEALKEFEELKNIVPKESLVYYSIGKVHKQLGNTHLALMYFSWATDLDPKGVNSQIKEAILSPGQGDDDPTTQLAERQAQNSSTEQEGEASGEVDQSANVTIDPQTDDSDNSL, encoded by the exons ATGATTGTACAGGAACCAGTGCAG GCTGCCATATGGCACTGTTTGAATCACTATGCTTATCGAGATGCAATATTCTTGGCGGAAAGACTGTGGGCCGAAC tcgACACAGAAGATGCATTGTTTTTATTAGCAACGTGTTATTACCGTTCAGGACGTGTTAGACAGGCTCACGCTCTGCTCACTTATAAGGCGCCGAGTTCTTCACAGTGCAGATTTCTCTTAGCAAAGTGCTGCTACGACCTGGAGAA ATATGCGGAAGCAGAAGCGGCAATATTCGGTGGATACTACAAGCAGTTGAAGAATTTAGACGAGATAGTGACACAGTTTGGGGACCAGGCTTGCTTCTCGTTGCAGATAATAGCCAAGATTTATTATAGAATGATGCGCACAGCGAAGGGAAGCGAGGCGCATAAATTAGCATTAAAGTTGAATCCATTCTTATGGCACTCTTTTGAGGAACTTTGCAATGTCGGTGAAAAAGTTGATCCCGCTAAGACTTTCCAACTCGACAAACTAGACAGTTTTGCCACTTGCCACGGCACTACTCCAATACTTAATTATGTCACTGAACCAGATCTCATTACTCCGGTTGCAAACAACCCAGCCACACCAATTCCTAATAACAT CACTCCTGCCCAGAATAATATCGGGAATGGTATTAATTCTGGTGTAAAGTTGTTTGCTACTGCTGATGAAAGTCCAGCAGGGTTTCCATCCCAAATATTCAATTGTTCTGCGGCATCGCCTAGGGGAAAAATGCCTCGTTATCGCAGTATGTTTAGTAACTCCATGAGCCCTTTGACACCCAGCTTCGGAATTCTCCCATTGGACACTAATACACCGGAACAAATTGGACCGCCTCATGCAACGCTCTCCGAAGCAAACGATCAGAAAAGCTTGGCCAAGCGAGTCAGCAGTTTAAAAGCACACGTTGGA CAACTAATGTCGCGCAAAGAAACGCCTTTGCAACAAGGTAAACCAGTGTTCTCTCAGTCTGGAAACACGAGTAATACAGCAAACATCGTTACAGTCACACCAACGGCTCCAGTCCCGACTCCACAAGCCCTACAGGGACCCAACGTCAGGCGATCTTCCAGACTTTTTAGTAACAGTTATTCTGTCAAG gaGAATAATAAATCGCCAAATAGGAATAAATTCGCCCCACCAAAATCACCCTCTCGGAAACCCAAAGCAAGACTATCAAAGACTAATTTAAATAAAGCAAACTTCAACGAACTGAATGagagaaatagaaatgaaaaggaaaaaagtgagACGATCACTTCAGACAGAGTGATATCGTCCACTAATACACTAAACCAAAATAACATGATGCACTGTGCTTTACTTGTTCAAAAACAGTGTGCCG AGGGACTTATGACACTGTTGAGGGTCCTGGGCACAGCGTATCAACATTTGAGTCAATTCAATTGTTCACAAGCTATTGAACTATTCAGTGTTTTACCTGCTCAGCATTATAACACAGGTTGGGTCCTCTCCATGCTTGCAAAAGCGCACTTCGAGATGATAGATTACAAAAAAGCTGCGAG TTATTTCGCACAAGTTAGACAACTGGAGCCGCAGAGAACCGAGATGATGGAAATTTATAGTACTGTACTATGGCATCTTCACGCTGAAGTTCAATTATCCACCCTGGCACAGGAGCTTGTGTCGGAAGATCGATATTCTCCGACAGCTTGGTGCGCCACTGGAAATCTATTTTCGGCCCAAACAGAACATGAAACAGCGATTAAGTTCTTTCAAAGAGCCATACAG GTAGATCCCAACTTCCCATACGCGTACACTCTTCTGGGTCACGAATATGTTATGACAGAAGAATTAGACAAAGCAATCACAGCATTTAGAAATGCTATTCGACTTGACCCGAGGCATTATAACGCGTG gttTGGACTTGGGACGATATTTTCTAAACAGGAGCAATACAGTTTAGCCGAACTACATTTTAAACGGGCGTTGCAGATTAATCCACAAAATTCGGCAATCATGTGTCACATAGGGGTCGTACAACATGCTTTGAAAAAGACTGATCTTGCATTGAAAACATTGAATGAAGCGATCCAAAACGACCCTGACAACACGCTTTGTAAATTTCATCGGGCAAGCATAAATTTCTCCACAGGTCGACCTGCTGAAGCTTTAAAAGAGTTTGAAGAACTGAAGAATATTGTACCCAAAGAATCTCTAGTCTACTATTCAATAGGAAAG GTGCATAAACAATTAGGAAACACGCACCTTGCGCTAATGTACTTTAGTTGGGCGACAGATTTGGACCCCAAAGGTGTCAACAGTCAGATAAAAGAGGCCATACTGAGTCCTGGCCAAGGTGACGATGACCCTACTACGCAATTAG CTGAAAGACAGGCACAAAACAGTTCGACGGAACAAGAGGGAGAGGCCAGCGGGGAAGTTGATCAATCAGCGAATGTTACAATTGACCCTCAGACCGACGACAGTGATAACAGCTTATGA
- the LOC124415007 gene encoding uncharacterized protein C20orf85 homolog codes for MSTSSVTNDKEQKIETHSKQPTKNDKKNDVQILYVRDTGDPSKRPIVQDGIQKEVIRQERKSQISWNKKYDYLSGENFQRILAEEAVKAGLPEDTFVKREKNDASITKRFMHKLAASPPIPKTSTGVVGWRSSQQEYCLEFHGPMYISPKRTISPPPEPDAVPITHQRRIFLG; via the exons ATGAGCACGTCTTCCGTGACAAACgataaagaacaaaaaatagaaactcATTCAAAACAGCCTactaaaaatgacaaaaagaaCGACGTTCAAATTTTGTACGTTCGCGATACGGGTGATCCGTCTAAAAGACCCATTGTACAAGATGGAATACA AAAGGAAGTGATCCGTCAAGAACGCAAATCACAAATCAGTTGGAATAAGAAATACGACTATTTGAgtggggaaaattttcaacgg ATACTTGCCGAGGAAGCTGTTAAGGCCGGGCTTCCAGAGGATACATTCGTAAAACGCGAAAAAAATGATGCATCAATAACTAAACGTTTTATGCATAAGTTGGCGGCTTCGCCACCAATTCCAAAGACCAGTACAGGCGTTGTTGGATGGCGATCTTCGCAGCAAGAGTATTGCTTGGAATTTCACGGACCCATGTATATTTCTCCAAAACGAACAATCAGCCCACCACCGGAACCCGATGCCGTTCCAATAACTCATCAACGACGCATATTTCTTGGATGA
- the LOC124415004 gene encoding leukocyte receptor cluster member 1 homolog, whose amino-acid sequence MNILPKKRWHVRTKENIARVRRDEAKAAEEEKAIKARVQKAETEARTNFLRDQARRRYDGRQVADAKDEGTGQATTSEAPLEHVNFFADIEGGKTDYSKPNADHEIEKKEEQEKYEKQIGYLTYLGQDTNEATGNKSWYNELPKRLIETEKYEEAGIKNKLLNDPINDIRKYMKIIGSTLPSTSSPNLKKEKLKTTESVKRKRDSSDSESCTRDNDRKRYKKHKRKKSKKHKRLKTEEPTPTPTIDLEKLRAERLRRENAEKLKTKMLLAKLNGDPIEPAVKEVPKPVIQQKYNSQFNPEIARQNAERTHRR is encoded by the exons ATGAATATCTTACCCAAAAAACG ATGGCACGTTCGCACCAAAGAGAACATTGCAAGGGTACGTCGAGACGAAGCTAAAGCTGCCGAAGAAGAAAAGGCTATAAAAGCCCGGGTCCAAAAAGCC GAAACTGAAGCTAGGACTAATTTTCTCAGAGACCAAGCACGGCGGAGGTACGACGGTCGTCAAGTTGCAGATGCAAAGGATGAAGGCACTGGGCAAGCAACAACGTCAGAAGCCCCCTTAGAGCACGTCAATTTTTTCGCTGACATTGAAGGTGGCAAAACTGATTACAGTAAACCAAATGCTGATcatgaaattgagaaaaaggaGGAACAGGAAAAGTACGAAAAACAAATCGGGTATTTGACTTATTTGGGACAAGATACAAATGAAGCTACTGGAAACAAAAGCTGGTACAATGAACTCCCAAAAAGGCTTATCGAAACTGAAAAATACGAGGAGGcagggataaaaaataaactcctAAACGACCCAATAAACGATATCAGGAAATACATGAAGATAATAGGCTCAACACTGCCGTCTACATCGTCACcaaatttgaagaaagaaaaattaaaaactacaGAATCTGTGAAAAGAAAACGGGATTCCAGTGACTCGGAGTCTTGTACTAGAGACAATGATCGCAAGAGATACAAAAAACACaagagaaagaaatcaaaaaaacatAAGAGGTTGAAAACTGAAGAGCCTACCCCTACGCCTACTatagatttagaaaaattgagagcAGAGAGATTAAGACGGGAAAAtgctgaaaaattaaagactaAGATGCTGTTAGCTAAATTGAACGGAGACCCAATCGAACCCGCAGTGAAGGAAGTCCCAAAACCTGTTATACAACAGAAATATAATTCGCAATTTAATCCGGAAATAGCTAGGCAAAATGCTGAAAGAACACATAGGCGGTGA
- the LOC124415003 gene encoding U3 small nucleolar RNA-associated protein 4 homolog produces MSTCKIHNFKLYNLEPKAIICLCYEPKHGHLVLCRSDNSIEIWNVKEAPFLERTISGHPESSVETVLWVRKRLFSTGLVGMVIEYDLGSLAPKYEVAVTGGAAWCMDVNKSKTQIAVGTEDGYINTFNVTDDYLIYDKIFDKQEGRILCIKWDITEQMIFTGSIDTVRIWNAVSGHAVHRMTTSRKEANKETIVWCLAVTNDNVVVSGDSRGILSFWDPNMGTLIESHQSHTADILAVAMSSDMNTVYCAGVDPTVCTYSKITIKSSGRWVKGIERRLHEHDVRALVESNGKLYSAGVDGHLVQSAYPPKTMIKYPPILQSPCVLISEMSRCILLRYSNYLELWKLGSISRKAQQNFQPGTMHQLEEEPTNLLQLRTKASESIISYAITNDSKMIAYSTNSYIRIFNFDVVNNDPVLSRYETSNLPVHKAHKMLFSPDNSRLVLVDGSKTDNDEIKIIFMKNQTGSLNYERTIFVGKELVDNVNLICFSPDGEYLVCADYQNNIAVYHVKKDLAIRALELWSLPRYKCPPTAMAVQENTLNLVIVYSDHKIVEYSIADKHYTQFSTNLEERLPKQWLSRAIPVSHITFDPRNENLIIMHDNTMICVVDKAKNLPNSGAKIFRLDNGDSMDNSHHETSAVSQGAFRIVKKYKNLVHLGWLVDDEMVAVELNPVTLTENLPPSLKQKRFGM; encoded by the exons ATGTCAACCTGTAAGATACACAATTTTAAGCTGTACAATCTCGAGCCCAAAGCCATCATCTGTTTGTGTTACGAACCGAAACATGGTCATCTGGTTCTTTGCAG AAGCGACAACTCGATTGAAATATGGAATGTGAAAGAGGCACCGTTCTTGGAAAGGACGATATCTGGACACCCGGAGAGTTCGGTAGAAACGGTATTGTGGGTGAGAAAGAGGCTGTTCTCAACAGGCCTAGTAGGAATGGTAATAGAGTATGACCTGGGAAGTTTGGCGCCAAAATACGAGGTAGCAGTAACAGGTGGAGCAGCATGGTGTATGGACGTGAATAAATCGAAGACACAGATAGCAGTTGGGACAGAAGATGGTTACATAAACACGTTCAACGTGACGGACGATTACCTGATAtacgataaaatatttgacaaaCAAGAGGGTCGAATATTATGCATAAAGTGGGACATTACGGAGCAAATGATATTCACTGGATCCATCGATACAGTTAGAATATGGAATGCAGTTTCAGGTCACGCCGTTCACAGAATGACGACATCTAGGAAAGAGGCAAATAAGGAAACAATCGTCTGGTGCCTGGCTGTGACCAATGACAATGTGGTTGTGTCTGGAGATTCCAGAGGAATCCTTTCGTTCTGGGATCCGAACATGGGAACGTTGATAGAGTCCCACCAAAGTCACACTGCCGACATCCTCGCGGTCGCTATGAGCAGTGATATGAACACTGTTTACTGTGCAGGCGTAGATCCGACCGTTTGTACCTACTCAAAAATCACTATCAAGTCCAGCGGCAGGTGGGTGAAAGGCATCGAAAGGCGCCTCCATGAACACGACGTTAGAGCTCTGGTAGAATCAAATGGGAAACTGTATTCAGCCGGCGTCGACGGGCACTTGGTGCAGTCCGCGTACCCACCAAAAACCATGATAAAGTATCCTCCCATTTTACAGTCTCCCTGCGTCCTGATAAGTGAAATGTCAAGGTGCATACTCTTGAGGTACAGCAACTACCTAGAACTGTGGAAACTTGGATCCATCAGCAGAAAGGCGCAGCAGAATTTTCAGCCTGGCACAATGCATCAGCTCGAAGAAGAGCCGACGAATTTACTACAGCTCAGAACAAAGGCCAGTGAAAGCATAATATCTTATGCCATAACTAACGACTCAAAAATGATAGCTTACTCAACGAATTCTTACATTAGGATTTTCAACTTTGATGTCGTGAATAACGACCCTGTTCTCTCACGGTACGAAACGTCAAATTTACCTGTGCACAAAGCGCACAAAATGTTATTCAGCCCTGATAATTCTAGGCTTGTATTGGTCGATGGTAGCAAGACAGATAATGAtgaaataaagataatatttaTGAAGAATCAGACGGGCTCCTTAAATTACGAAAGAACCATATTCGTCGGAAAAGAACTAGTCGATAATGTTAATTTGATCTGTTTCTCACCGGATGGTGAATACCTAGTCTGTGCCGATTATCAAAATAACATTGCTGTCTATCACGTCAAAAAAGATCTCGCCATTCGTGCACTTGAGCTGTGGTCACTGCCTAGGTACAAATGCCCACCGACTGCGATGGCTGTTCAAGAAAATACGTTGAATCTAGTTATTGTGTATTCTGATCACaag atcgTCGAATATAGTATTGCAGACAAACACTATACGCAGTTTTCTACAAACTTAGAGGAAAGATTACCAAAACAATGGCTTTCTCGAGCTATACCTGTCAGTCATATAACATTTGACCCAAGGaacgaaaatttaataataatgcaCGACAACACGATGATCTGCGTTGTGGATAAGGCGAAAAATTTGCCCAACTCAggagcaaaaatttttagattagATAACGGGGACTCTATGGATAACAGTCATCATGAAACAAGTGCAGTTTCTCAAGGAGCTTTtcgaattgttaaaaaatataag AATTTAGTACACCTTGGTTGGTTGGTCGATGATGAAATGGTAGCGGTTGAACTAAATCCGGTCACATTGACAGAGAATTTACCACCTTCGCTTAAACAGAAGCGATTTGGCATGTAG